In Vibrio celticus, one genomic interval encodes:
- a CDS encoding metallophosphoesterase family protein, with protein sequence MNTVYQISDCHLSDESSYENLRRALEYINKDTACKTIFLTGDICCNPKSGDYVRLEAFIRQHINDQSIYAIAGNHDDSRLMRKELKGSTICVTDKATICEREFVFLDSSFKPLGKQHPLGSGRIDNRGMAQLKQQLRKANDPIVVVHHPVIPVGADWMKAILLENDTDVMNVLRKYRVRDVICGHGHDGITATQQGITQYMAPSTAYGFNHSINEYNRSEKVGLSRISFSVHSIDYQAIYFKIISL encoded by the coding sequence ATGAATACCGTGTACCAAATCAGTGATTGTCACCTTTCCGATGAATCCAGCTATGAGAACCTGCGTAGAGCTCTGGAATACATCAACAAAGACACAGCATGCAAGACAATTTTTCTGACTGGTGATATTTGTTGTAATCCAAAATCTGGCGACTACGTTCGATTAGAGGCGTTCATTAGGCAACACATTAACGACCAATCTATTTACGCGATTGCAGGGAATCATGATGACTCTCGCTTAATGCGCAAAGAGCTAAAGGGCTCGACGATTTGTGTCACCGACAAAGCCACCATCTGTGAACGAGAGTTTGTGTTCCTAGACTCAAGCTTCAAGCCTCTCGGTAAACAACACCCACTTGGTTCAGGGCGTATTGATAACCGCGGCATGGCTCAGCTAAAACAACAATTAAGAAAGGCCAATGATCCTATCGTGGTTGTTCACCACCCTGTCATTCCAGTCGGTGCAGATTGGATGAAAGCCATCCTTCTAGAAAACGATACCGATGTGATGAACGTGCTTAGAAAATACCGCGTACGTGACGTGATCTGTGGTCACGGCCATGATGGGATAACGGCTACACAACAGGGCATAACGCAATATATGGCTCCTTCAACAGCCTATGGGTTTAACCACTCTATCAATGAATACAATCGCAGTGAGAAGGTCGGATTAAGTAGAATTTCATTCTCGGTTCATTCTATCGACTACCAAGCTATCTATTTTAAAATTATCTCGCTTTAA